The following is a genomic window from Episyrphus balteatus chromosome 1, idEpiBalt1.1, whole genome shotgun sequence.
atttaaaataatactgcttaaatattgaatttaaaaatgaaaatgtaattttttgttaaaaataatattgcttaaatattgaaatgttgaagttttataaatgaattgttcaaaattaatCAATAATGTATGACACAAGTGGAAGTATTAAAAGTAATTGAAATGTGCTATGTGTCAACATCATAGATCCTTAACTTTTTCTTATTATCTATTTACCTAATTTGCTTATTTGAATTAATAAAGCTGTTTAGTCTTAACATTACTCTCACTTAAGAAATATCGTGTTTTATTTCGTATTCGGTTTcctaagagcccccgcacactacaaactttctatcggccgactgtttagtcggtctcttaatcagaatgaaaatgtatgagagtgcgcacactacaacgattaagtatcggccgatcaaaaagtttgtttgatagaaaaaaaagtttgttttgctacacaattgccttcaaactaataTATTTCCAAGCGACCGATTGTTTAGTCAgctgcctgtgcgcacactaggagcctaacccgactaaactatcggccgatagaaagtctgtagtgtgcgggggctctaaaaGTTTCAcagtaatctatttaaatttgtatcgcgggtacaaccccagagttgaataccatATGTCCAGAAAGGCTCAAGTACTTGcttgtaaaataataatttgttttcaatactaagtctagaatgttgtcctagcaaccagtacatttctcttaatttaatatttaattgatcacatttatttttaacttgcAGTGTTGCAGTTTCCATTTAaatttcgcgtcgagagtcatcccgagatattttgcctcatttgaaAACGGGATctgagtagtattaataaaaacaggtagtctatttattttcttatacgtTAAGTCAAAgtggactgacttaaattcgttaagcgctattcgccatgtttgtgtccattcattgacattgttaagagcattttgcaatttacttgtcgattcgttaattgttttgcctactgcaagtattgcggAGTCGTCAGCAAAAGTTGCTACAATTGTGTTTTGAgtttgaggtatatcgcgtgtgaatagaaggtacagaataggacctaaaacactaccttgtggtaccccagtcactatttccctaaagtctgagtaatcatttccgtgcCTAACGCGaaaaattctgttctctagatattctctaagaatggtaaagagtccttcaggtaggacttgtcttaacttgaatttgagACCCTCGTGCCATACTTTATCAAAAGCTTGAGACGCATCTTaaaagaccgctgaacaaattttctttttttcaagagttttctcaatgacatcggtgattctatgtacttgatcaatcgtcgagtgcttgcttctaaaaccgaactggtgttcaggtataagacctttttcttctattattggctgaaggcgctgcaaaaatattctctcaaaaACCTTCGATACCATAGGAAGCAGTGAAATGGGTCTTTATGATTTCTTTTCGTGTGATGGTTTGCcaggtttcaagaccattattacttctgcgactttccatTGGTTTGGAATATATTCTAACCTAAGAGTGGCATTATTTATGTATAGGAggtttattaaacctttccgtgggagcattttaagaatttccgcagtaattaagtcgtatcctggtgctttttttttgactttagcttcttaatttctttgtttaattcgagcgtaacatttcttgtgatgaaactttcacttgacgttatattcatatttatactaTCCTTCAATGCTTGCCCATTAAATGGTTTGAATGTTTCCTCTAGGTAATCAGCGAAAACGTTTGCTTTCTCTTTGTCGCTTCTTGTCCATTCATTTTGGTCTTTCATAATCGGAGGTGCTGAAAACTTAGGTTTTTTCGTGGCTTTTATAGCTTTCCATAGAgagtagttagattctttacctcccgtcaaattttcaaggtaatttctagcttcgcggttcttaaaatctgatatcatttttttaagcaaattactgAGGTGATTTAAATTAGCTTTGTGTGGAGGAGCACGAGTTTGCTGCCATTTCTTGCGAGCTTTTCGCTTTTCTGTAAGTACCTCTTTTATTTCTCGCGGATATTTAGTATCTTTAAAGCCTGATATTTCTCTTTGGTAAGGGGTATTGTTCCATGCGGCTTTTTGAAGGATGTGCACGAAATTATCTACCGCTTCCTCAAGTTCAAGAGGCGTTTGTAGTGACACCCTTAATTCGACATTATCCTCGATATCTTTCTTGAAGCCTTCCCAGTTTGTTTTACCGTTTGTTAACCTAGgtggtatttcaattttaacaagACTTTCGCTCATTGTGAGAATAACGGGAGAGTGGTCAGAGAAAAGATCAAAGCATTCCGTTACTTTAATTCGATTTCACGGTATTCCCCTGACTATAAAGAAATCAATCAGGTCAGGTATTTTGGAGGAATCTGCCGGCCAACAAGTTGGTTTTCCAGTAGAATGAAAGTCACAATTATTCTCCATACCGGCTTCGTATTATGCTCGGCCCTTTTGAGATATGCATCTAGAGCCCCAAAACGTGTGTTTAGCGTGAAAATCGCCACCAATGATTAACGTTGGTCTAAGTGATTTTagtaagtttgaaaattcatttctaTCGATTTTGTACAGCGGAGGGCAGTATATTGATGAAATATTCAATGCATCATGCTTAGTTTTAACCTGCACACTTATTAGCTGCATCGATTCAAGTTCAAGCTTTAAGCTAATCAAGTGTTTGATGCattcttttatatataatgaTGTCGATGTTGATGGCGTGTTATTTTCTTTGTCGGTATTGGGTCTTACTGTATTTGCCCTTTCAGGTGTCTTAGAAATTGGGTTTTCTGTTTGCTTCATTGGTTTTCTTTAAGTGTGTTTTTGCTCGGCGTTTTTGTAGCTCTTTGGCTACTTCACAGCCcctatagcttgccgggtgactTCCATTGCAATTAACGCACTTCGCTGGACTTTTGCTATTTCCGGTACAGTCTCCAGTTAAATGTTTTCCCACGCATTTCACACACCCAGGTTCTTTTTTGCAATAGATTTGACAGCGTTTAAACTAAGGTACTTGCTTTGTACGGCTTCTTAGAGGTTCGATCTTAACAACGAAGTTaagtattgttttaattttgttgatttcctctagtttttctgttttatcaAACGTGAGTATGAATAGTGGGAGGCCACGTTGCGTTGTACCACGActgtttctttatctttttgttgtttttccttcTTGACGATGTTTTCAGCATTTAAAATCTTGTAATTTTGTTCTTCAAGATCACTGACTGATGACATCATTTTTTTTGGCATGAGGAGTGTAAGCCCCTCGCCACGACGCGTAGAGGTCTTTCCAATTTGTTTTCGTATGTGTACCACTCTACTTTTTCTTCGTTTAGTCTTCGCGAAAGGAGACGATAGTTATCGGAGTCTTTTACACAAACTTTCCACTTGTTGTTATTAAGCGAGATAACTTTAAAATTCGTCGGCGGTAACGCCTTTAAAATAGTTTGTAATTTATTGAACTCCGCAACCCCGACAACATTAATCGGTGGCAATGGCCTTATTTTAacaggtttttcttttttatttttatcgttttcttTGTTTACTTCTACATTCGCTTCTTCCATTTCGGAAGAGGATGCATCCTCTGGTGAGGACGAAGCTTTACGTTTTTTGGTACGTCTTTTTTAAGGATCTTTTCGTTTCACGTTCAAGTTCTTCTTCATCTGTTTTATATTCAACAATATCAACTTGCTGTGGAGTTTCTTTTGATTCTATttctgttttagtttttttcaacataaCATTTTCTTTGCGCAGAATATCGATTTCTTGCTGTGCTTTCTTTAAGGCCTCATTTTCAtttcttagaaattttatttcttctttcaacTCTTGATAGAGTTGCAACGTTTCGTCGAGCCTTTGACGAAGATCTTTATTGTCTTTTACAAGACTTTCTACTTTCTCTGAGTCTTCTTTTGCACGCTCTGGCGGTTTGGGCGGACTCTTTTGCCCGGATACACTCGATGTTGGTGGTGGTGATCGAGTTATCATgggttttcttgaaaacggattTATCAAGTGTTCGAATTGGAATAATTGGCTCTCCCCAGAATCCTTAGAGCCGACCTCCGAAGAGGGTGGATTTTCCAGAAAATCTGAATTGCCATCTGGGGTAATATCTTTCTGTTTTATTCattccatatttttgtatacgtcATTCTCAGTATACGGAGGGTGGATTTTAGTCGCTTCTTACGACAAGCATGCCTGGAAACTGAGCGGTctaatgacgtttgcctacaagctgcaaggtgtggtgaatgtcgtcaatctatcgttttgttcgtgttggatgtgtggtgaatgtcgtgaatctattaatgtgtgcgtgttaaagTCATTTACCAACGAGGTggctttcaaataaattcacagacaacactgtacacaaaagggttttggggggaaatacgtacgaaagtttccagtcttggtattatttgtttatgggtgagacgtacgaaagtttccagagTTGGTATAGTTTATCGATTATCTGGGTTCGTTGTTCGTAGCCCAGCGTCCACTacttaaaagcattttttttcaagggtACAGGGTACagcccataaacaaaaaatacaaagactggaaactttcgtacgtcttaccccccaaaacccttttgtgtacagtgttgtctgtaaatatatgtgaaagccaccaggttggtaaatgacgttaacacgcacacatttatagactcacgacattcaccacacatccaacacgaacaaaacgatagattgacgacattcaccacaccttgcaccttgtaggcaaacgtcattagACCGCTCAGTTTCCAGTTTTGGCCATCAAGAGCATTGTATATACATATTTCCAttcgaaatatatatacaatgatcaAGAGTAGGTATGTCTCCCTTACCCTTCCGACTCGGCGGTAAAATGTAGGTGCCCTCAATTCTTGCAAATTAAAAACACGCTCACAAGaatggttgagatttatttGTCACTACGCCTTTCTCCTTCATGGGGTGTCGTGtcacaaattattattataactcGGTTTAGCATTTTAAACGTTATTTTCTATTCCAATTTCTTCAATACCGTGCCCTAcaacaggcatgtcaaactcaatggttactAGGGACCAAAACAGCGGGATCTTAATTGTAACATTAACGTTTTTTTCCTGACACCTAGAATCTCTTCTTTGATACCATTTTTCTCACCAGCCCAACGTGTAGACAAGTTAGACTAGATCTTATTTCtcctaataataaaaatatcatctCGTATGGGAAGGTGGTGTGCAATTTGTAATGGCAGTTTTTAATTGTTCCAAATCTGACTGAAAAAGACTTATAAAATTCGATAATATCCACTTCATAAAAATTGGGAACTTACTTTGGATTCACTCTAAAAATCGCATGCCTCCATTTCTATATTATTCGacatttattctatttttaagcCTGgaacgcagctcgcgctaaattttagctcccatacaaattatcgaaaaattttagccgagcttatatatatcccatacaaattatcgataacttgtaacggaattttatctcggctaaaatttagcgcgtaccaggctttatgtAAAAACAAACATAGAATGCCATAACTAGGGCATTCATGAGTTAACATACCGTTGGGTTAAATCAGAACATTCGCTAATTCACGAGATCTTATAAACTCATAATAAGATACATTTTACCTGCCATACATTGTCGAaaaaatttagccgagctaaaatttatctgcGCATCTTATTGATGATTTGTTTGGgacctaaaatttagctcggATCTGTGTACCAAGCTTCAagctcaaaattatcaaaaatgtcGAGGGTCGCAAATTTATTCGTTTGACATGCATGCCCTACAAGCTTCGTTTCGTAACGCAAATCTCATCTGTCCATGCAGAAGAGCAAGCGTAGATGGCATGATACTGTTTTCGTCTACTCCAAAGAATtagtatttaattaaaaacttacCAGGAGCAATATTCATACGGGCCTTGGCACCTAGAATCGCTAGATTTACATTAGCTTTCCTTCCATCTATGATTGGATTTGGATCTTTGCACGCTCGTTCAGTACTGACTCTGTCACCCATTATAACCTgcgaaattaaaacaaataaaagtatttattattagttttggtttacaaaccatgaaaacataCAAATCCATATCCACGACTCTTATTGGTTTGGCGGTCGGTTATAACAACTGCTTCTTCTATATCACCAAAAACAGAAAAGTGATCTCTGAGACTTTTATCAGTTGTGTGGTAGGGTAAGCCTCCTACAAAGAGCTTTGTCCATGTTGTATCCCTTTGTTGAATGGTAGCTGTTGTTGCAGTTCTCGGGGGCACTAGAGCTAAACTGGCTGTATCTGTTTCTGTCGGCCCAGTCATTAGCATTTTGTATGAATTCACAAGATTATCGCACTacataaaagaaacaaaattaaaaaaacacaagcATAAAATGTGTTCAGAACCAAGATAAATATTTGTTAGAACCCAATGTAAAtacataaagaaataaaatgcacgacttaaTCTTATAGATCAAAGTACCTgtgtaatattattttttggtaaaatttgcaatatttttagTTCTGCAGTTCTGTGTGTCCGTCTGTCTATCTGTGATTCTGCCTGCCTATCTTTATCTCAAATGCTTCCTTATTTCGTGacctttattaaaataattttatcttcttcgTCGGCTATAAGTCTAAATTTTACTTCTCTATAGACGTTTCACGTATGattataagaataaaaaataattctaaaaaattatgatttatatgaaataaatacatattcaaATCAGACCAATACTGCCCATAATTTCGTAAAGGCCCTatctacaaaattttcaattttgatttttttgcatatttggagttagggcattgtctctcatggtataaaaagagaaggtatgatcattagaaaaaactcagtatcgagaactgtcaaaacttatggctatacttaaggttttgacggcccagcccattgaaattgttgttgtaaacaaatttgtcttggaaattgttgttgcttttgactttgccaactgccaaacgtcaaaaccttattaccccattttgtaagatggcggctctaatgatcataccttgtctttttataccatgattgtctctgatttatcctcatttatttttttagcctaggtcttcaaatacgtcagaaaattgaaaatgaacttttgatttttttcatttttatatgaaatttgcgATATTACACTTACTATTTCCCTCTTTAACTCAGAACTAAGAaaagtgtagttagggcctttacgagattatgggcagaatAGCCGACGAAGAAGATAACATtatgggccatattcatagacACTGTCTAATCCGCTTCTAAaaaagactggagtttatcctatTTAAATAACATTGGTTTAACCCCaaccccagtctaagataaacTGGGGTCTAAAAACGACTATGAATAGATTATGCTCCATATGGGCGGGGCAATGTAACTCTATCTCGAGCAAGAGTCTAAGGCTCATTTCAAAAGAAACCGGCGAATCGGCCCAGCAACTCGCGACAATACAAACTAAACATTGCACTGAAAGAATAAACGCAACGTATAgagtaaaatgttcaacgttgatttaatgttaaaaaaactaacatgaaacatctttaaaacaacgtagaaaattttttaatttttatcggactttcacttttgttgtattttatcaCCCTAATTTCCAACGGTGAGATATGGCTTTGGTAAATCATTCGCCtggtaacccaagagttgtaggatCAATCCTTAGTGGCTGCCAACAACTTCcatttaggctaggcgcacacatgcgatttcagtcgcgcgattattcagtcgcaaaaatgaatcacaaggatttcaatgcctgttAACAtacatgcttcccgcgattaaaaatttgaaaattgtgtcattgaaattcttgtcatctaatttgcgactgaataatcgcgcgactaaaatcatgtgtgcgcctagccttaagaATATTTTATAACGGCGAACCACTTTAGattcaaaacaattattatcGTCTTCATCGCAAAATTATTCCGAAAAATACAGTATCTTgc
Proteins encoded in this region:
- the LOC129921094 gene encoding RNA-binding protein 38-like isoform X5 gives rise to the protein MTSCDNLVNSYKMLMTGPTETDTASLALVPPRTATTATIQQRDTTWTKLFVGGLPYHTTDKSLRDHFSVFGDIEEAVVITDRQTNKSRGYGFVIMGDRVSTERACKDPNPIIDGRKANVNLAILGAKARMNIAPGFPYAAAAAATSLRAGYSLIPNQFGIPPPYIYGSPYLSAAATASANTANAASGLVPIQASQLSHAAAIAAATNQFYEYHNAVVAAAAAPYSGQYPTGFEAYPYSGTVAGTTVPVFDSYKTN
- the LOC129921094 gene encoding RNA-binding protein 38-like isoform X4, translating into MTSCDNLVNSYKMLMTGPTETDTASLALVPPRTATTATIQQRDTTWTKLFVGGLPYHTTDKSLRDHFSVFGDIEEAVVITDRQTNKSRGYGFVIMGDRVSTERACKDPNPIIDGRKANVNLAILGAKARMNIAPGFPYAAAAAATSLRAGYSLIPNQFGIPPPYIYGSPYLSAAATASANTANAASGLVPIQASQLSHAAAIAAATNQFYEYHNAVVAAAAAPYSGQYPTGFEAYPYSGTVAGNCFTELGTTVPVFDSYKTN